A DNA window from Chitinibacter fontanus contains the following coding sequences:
- a CDS encoding GGDEF domain-containing protein, with amino-acid sequence MRFERFQSITRLLIRKIVWVSVVCALLIGSIRAFSLYRMSEHQFNDTLNVIAAVYVPQLAISVWDIEPKSIETQLHSMVESNDAIAFVRLELTSGRKFSYGHQATTAGLPPHHFVLYEPGTTSQVLGDLFVYADTANFYKMLVFQIGLSVFGYALLTLLICQLVRLILRRHLRKPLKEIAAFARELDAQKLLTPLHLTDREHVVPNEIDLVVAGFDMLQTELGRHIHHLDQLVAERTAQLEQAMQSIQLLSITDPLTGCYNRHYLNEQLERMASSESQQPLSVIFCDVDFFKQVNDKYGHKAGDDVLAKVGEVLRQSLRSESDWVARYGGEEFLLILPKTDLATAHQIAERLRLEIGELSFQCREQCFQISASFGVAEQLPAEGAHQLCERADQLLYQAKNSGRNRVCSA; translated from the coding sequence ATGCGTTTTGAACGGTTTCAATCCATTACCCGTTTATTGATCCGCAAAATTGTCTGGGTTTCGGTTGTGTGCGCGCTATTGATCGGCTCTATTCGTGCCTTTAGCCTGTACCGGATGAGTGAGCATCAGTTTAACGATACGTTAAATGTGATTGCCGCGGTGTATGTTCCGCAATTGGCGATTAGCGTCTGGGATATTGAGCCTAAAAGCATCGAAACCCAGCTGCACAGCATGGTTGAATCGAATGATGCCATCGCCTTTGTTCGGCTAGAGCTAACATCAGGGCGCAAGTTTTCCTATGGGCATCAAGCGACCACGGCAGGTTTGCCGCCGCACCATTTTGTGTTGTACGAGCCAGGTACTACCAGTCAGGTGTTGGGCGATTTATTTGTATATGCCGATACCGCCAATTTTTACAAAATGCTGGTGTTCCAGATTGGGCTGAGTGTGTTTGGCTATGCCCTGCTGACCTTATTAATTTGCCAGCTGGTGCGCTTGATTTTGCGGCGGCATTTGCGCAAGCCCTTGAAAGAAATTGCCGCATTTGCCCGCGAACTGGATGCGCAAAAATTACTCACCCCCTTGCATCTAACCGACCGCGAGCATGTGGTGCCGAATGAAATTGATCTGGTGGTGGCGGGTTTCGATATGTTGCAAACCGAGCTGGGGCGGCATATTCATCACCTTGATCAATTGGTGGCTGAGCGCACCGCGCAGCTAGAGCAAGCCATGCAGTCGATTCAATTGTTATCTATCACCGACCCGCTCACGGGTTGTTACAACCGGCATTATCTGAACGAGCAGCTTGAACGTATGGCCAGCAGCGAAAGTCAGCAGCCGCTGTCCGTGATTTTCTGTGATGTGGATTTTTTCAAGCAGGTGAATGATAAGTATGGCCATAAAGCGGGCGATGACGTGTTAGCCAAGGTGGGTGAAGTATTGCGGCAAAGTTTGCGCAGCGAAAGCGATTGGGTCGCCCGCTACGGCGGTGAAGAGTTTTTACTGATTTTGCCCAAAACCGATCTGGCGACTGCGCACCAGATTGCCGAGCGCCTGCGCTTGGAGATTGGCGAGTTGAGTTTTCAATGCCGCGAGCAGTGTTTTCAAATCAGCGCCAGTTTTGGGGTTGCTGAGCAGCTACCTGCCGAAGGCGCGCATCAGCTGTGCGAGCGCGCAGATCAATTGCTGTATCAGGCCAAAAACAGTGGCCGTAATCGCGTGTGTAGTGCTTAG
- a CDS encoding LysR substrate-binding domain-containing protein: MTPISADFNDYVYFAQVIEFGGFSAAARQLGIPKSRLSRRIAGLEERLGVRLLQRSTRKLTLTDVGQKFLGHCQALLREAEAAECVVASQRAEPAGRVRLSVPPAMMDSLVEILQQFIVQHPKVVLEIISTTRRVDLLEEGIDVALRVRATDDEDLQWATRRLRPTQAKLVASPALVAQLGGISTPGALALAPALGMVGADQRIHWRLVNASGEAREFVLPPRLSTESFALRRQAALADLGVTMLPDDYVAADLASGSLVEVLPDWRFPFSHVQAVYASQRGLSPAVRALLDALVAALG; this comes from the coding sequence ATGACACCAATCAGCGCAGACTTTAATGATTATGTGTATTTCGCTCAGGTGATTGAATTTGGCGGCTTTTCCGCGGCGGCACGACAATTGGGTATTCCCAAATCGCGGCTGTCACGCCGGATTGCCGGTCTGGAAGAGCGCCTTGGGGTGCGCTTGCTTCAGCGCAGCACGCGCAAGCTAACACTCACCGATGTCGGGCAAAAATTCCTTGGCCACTGTCAGGCTTTGCTGCGCGAAGCCGAAGCCGCTGAATGCGTGGTGGCCAGCCAGCGCGCCGAGCCAGCAGGGCGGGTACGGTTAAGCGTACCGCCCGCGATGATGGATAGTTTGGTAGAAATTTTGCAGCAATTTATTGTGCAGCACCCCAAAGTAGTGCTCGAAATTATTTCAACCACCCGGCGAGTCGATTTATTGGAAGAAGGCATCGATGTTGCTTTGCGGGTGCGCGCTACTGATGATGAAGATTTGCAATGGGCCACTCGCCGCTTGCGCCCCACGCAGGCCAAGCTGGTCGCCAGCCCGGCGCTGGTGGCACAATTGGGTGGGATTAGTACACCGGGCGCACTGGCACTGGCACCGGCTCTGGGCATGGTAGGAGCAGATCAGCGCATTCATTGGCGGCTGGTGAATGCCAGTGGCGAAGCACGGGAATTCGTTTTACCGCCGCGCTTATCGACCGAAAGTTTTGCTTTGCGCCGCCAAGCTGCACTAGCTGACTTAGGGGTGACCATGCTACCGGATGATTATGTTGCTGCGGATTTAGCCAGCGGCAGCCTAGTCGAAGTGCTACCCGACTGGCGCTTTCCGTTTAGCCATGTGCAGGCAGTGTACGCCAGCCAGCGGGGTTTATCGCCCGCCGTGCGGGCATTACTTGATGCCTTGGTTGCGGCGTTAGGCTAG
- a CDS encoding FMN-dependent NADH-azoreductase has protein sequence MNLLHIDSSILGDHSVSRQLTKEVVESIRLAEPNASVTYRDVTSSATVHLDGSLLAAKGTPAQERNAQQAHQVSIAETVMAEFLAADVLVIGAPMYNFSIPSQLKAWIDMISVAGVTFKYGANGPEGLAGGKRAVIVATAGGQHAGTATGVAHVEYLRILLGFLGITDIRVISAEGLAMGPEVRDPALAAARAQLSAVAA, from the coding sequence ATGAACTTGCTCCATATCGACTCCAGCATTTTGGGTGACCACTCTGTTTCGCGCCAACTGACTAAAGAAGTAGTAGAAAGCATTCGTTTGGCTGAACCAAACGCCAGTGTGACTTACCGCGATGTGACTAGCTCGGCTACCGTACATCTGGATGGCTCATTGTTGGCCGCCAAAGGCACGCCAGCGCAAGAACGCAATGCCCAGCAAGCGCATCAGGTCAGCATTGCCGAGACGGTGATGGCTGAGTTTCTGGCGGCTGACGTGCTGGTGATTGGCGCGCCAATGTATAACTTCTCGATCCCTAGCCAACTTAAAGCGTGGATCGATATGATTAGCGTGGCAGGTGTGACATTCAAATATGGCGCCAATGGCCCAGAAGGCTTGGCAGGTGGTAAGCGCGCAGTGATTGTTGCTACCGCAGGTGGCCAGCATGCAGGTACAGCAACTGGTGTTGCCCACGTTGAATATCTGCGCATTTTGCTGGGCTTTTTGGGCATTACGGATATTCGTGTTATTTCGGCGGAAGGCTTGGCCATGGGGCCTGAGGTGCGTGATCCTGCACTAGCCGCTGCTCGTGCTCAACTGAGTGCAGTTGCTGCTTAA